The Ignicoccus islandicus DSM 13165 sequence GGCTCGAAGTAGAGGTAGTTAAACCACCTGTATGCAGCAGTTGCAACCGTCTCGTTGTACCGAAGGGCAAGGAAGTAGGTGTTAAGTTTTACTGTCCTAATTGCGGCGAAGTAATTATCTGGAGATGTCCTAGCTGTAGGAAGCAGACTAAACCTTATCGCTGCCCCAAGTGTGGTTTTGAGGGGCCATGAAGAGTAAGCGAGGTGATGGACATGGTTAAAGTATTGGTAACTGTAAAAGTATATCCCGATAGCGTAGAAAGAGACTTAAACCAACTAGAAGAGTCAATAAAGAGTAAACTCCCAGAAAACTACGAGATAATTAAATCAG is a genomic window containing:
- a CDS encoding zinc finger domain-containing protein; this encodes MKLSLRLEVEVVKPPVCSSCNRLVVPKGKEVGVKFYCPNCGEVIIWRCPSCRKQTKPYRCPKCGFEGP